The following are from one region of the Bos mutus isolate GX-2022 chromosome 18, NWIPB_WYAK_1.1, whole genome shotgun sequence genome:
- the CD79A gene encoding B-cell antigen receptor complex-associated protein alpha chain: MPEGPQALQSPPATIFLLLISAAGLGPGCQALWVEWGPPSVTVSVGEEVRLQCTHNGSNTNVTWWHILQSNSSWPPVMYQGNLGAGGELIIKPVNKTHRGMYRCQVSDGKKIQRSCGTYLRVRDPLPRPFLDMGEGTKNNIITAEGIILLICAVVPGTLLLFRKRWQNMKFGADIQDDYEDENLYEGLNLDDCSMYEDISRGLQGTYQDVGSLHIGDAQLEKP, from the exons ACCATCTTTCTCCTCCTGATCTCCGCTGCTGGCCTGG GCCCCgggtgccaggccctgtgggTGGAGTGGGGCCCACCCTCGGTGACGGTGAGCGTGGGGGAGGAGGTGCGCCTCCAGTGCACGCACAATGGCAGCAACACCAACGTTACGTGGTGGCACATCCTCCAAAGCAACTCCTCATGGCCCCCTGTGATGTATCAGGGGAACCTGGGTGCCGGGGGCGAGCTGATCATCAAACCAGTGAACAAGACTCACAGGGGCATGTATAGGTGCCAAGTCAGTGACGGCAAGAAGATTCAGCGCTCCTGCGGGACGTACCTCCGCGTGCGAG ACCCGCTCCCTAGGCCCTTCCTGGACATGGGGGAGGGCACCAAGAACAACATCATCACCGCCGAGGGCATCATCCTCCTCATCTGCGCCGTGGTGCCTGGAACGCTGCTGCTCTTCCGG AAACGATGGCAGAACATGAAATTCGGGGCTGATATCCAGGATGACTACGAAGACGAAAATCTCTATGAG GGCCTGAACCTTGATGACTGCTCCATGTATGAGGACATCTCCCGGGGCCTCCAGGGTACCTACCAGGACGTGGGCAGCCTCCACATCGGAGATGCTCAGCTGGAGAAGCCGTGA